From a region of the Agromyces ramosus genome:
- a CDS encoding ribonuclease J: MPDVVIEPAPVETGTLRIIPIGGLGEIGRNMTSYEIDGKILIVDCGVLFPEEHQPGVDLILPDFGFLKERIADVVGVVLTHGHEDHIGAVPYLLRLRADIPLIGSQLTLALVEAKLKEHRIQPYSLTVKEGQAEQIGPFRLEFIAVNHSIPDALAVAIKTSAGTVLATGDFKMDQLPLDGRLTDLREFARLGEEGVDLFMVDSTNADVPGFTPLERSIGPVLDEVINRAPRRVIVASFSSHVHRVQQVLDAAWANHRRVALLGRSMVRNMTIAAELGYLKVPEGVLIDYKKAGDIPDDQIVYMSTGSQGEPMAVLSRMANRDHQIEVGEGDTVILASSLIPGNENAVYRVIDGLTKLGANVVHKANAKVHVSGHAAAGELLYCYNILKPKNVLPIHGEFRHLFANAKLARDTGIPEANTFIGENGTVYDLRDGVVKVVGQLDLGFVYVDGSTVGEITDADLKDRRILAEEGFISVIVVVDATTGRVITGPEIHARGFAEDDSVFEDVKPKIIAALAEAAQSGVRDSHSLSQVVRRVLGGWVNRRLRRRPMLVPLVIEA; this comes from the coding sequence ATGCCCGACGTCGTCATCGAACCTGCCCCGGTCGAAACCGGAACACTTCGCATCATCCCCATCGGCGGCCTGGGGGAGATCGGCCGCAACATGACCAGCTACGAGATCGACGGCAAGATCCTCATCGTCGACTGCGGTGTGCTCTTCCCCGAGGAGCACCAGCCGGGCGTCGACCTGATCCTGCCCGACTTCGGCTTCCTGAAGGAGCGCATCGCCGACGTCGTCGGCGTCGTGCTCACGCACGGCCACGAAGACCACATCGGCGCCGTGCCCTACCTCCTGCGGCTGCGCGCCGACATCCCCCTGATCGGCTCGCAGCTCACCCTCGCGCTCGTGGAGGCGAAGCTCAAGGAGCACCGCATCCAGCCCTACAGCCTCACGGTGAAAGAGGGCCAGGCCGAGCAGATCGGGCCGTTCCGGCTCGAGTTCATCGCGGTCAACCACTCGATCCCCGACGCGCTCGCCGTGGCGATCAAGACGAGCGCCGGCACGGTGCTCGCGACCGGCGACTTCAAGATGGACCAGCTTCCCCTCGACGGCCGGCTCACCGACCTGCGCGAGTTCGCACGGCTCGGCGAAGAGGGCGTCGACCTGTTCATGGTCGATTCCACGAACGCGGACGTCCCGGGCTTCACGCCCCTCGAGCGCTCCATCGGCCCGGTGCTCGACGAGGTCATCAACCGTGCACCACGCCGCGTCATCGTCGCGAGCTTCTCGAGTCACGTGCACCGCGTGCAGCAGGTGCTCGACGCCGCGTGGGCGAACCACCGCCGTGTCGCGCTGCTCGGCCGCAGCATGGTGCGCAACATGACGATCGCCGCCGAACTCGGCTACCTCAAGGTGCCCGAGGGCGTGCTCATCGACTACAAGAAGGCCGGCGACATCCCCGACGACCAGATCGTCTACATGTCGACGGGTTCGCAGGGCGAGCCGATGGCGGTGCTCTCGCGCATGGCCAATCGCGACCACCAGATCGAGGTCGGCGAAGGGGACACCGTCATCCTGGCCTCCAGCCTCATCCCGGGCAACGAGAACGCGGTCTACCGCGTCATCGACGGGCTCACGAAGCTCGGCGCGAACGTCGTGCACAAGGCCAATGCGAAGGTGCACGTCTCCGGTCACGCGGCGGCGGGCGAGCTGCTCTACTGCTACAACATCCTGAAGCCCAAGAACGTGCTGCCGATCCACGGCGAGTTCCGGCACCTGTTCGCGAACGCGAAGCTCGCTCGCGATACGGGCATCCCCGAGGCGAACACCTTCATCGGCGAGAACGGCACGGTCTACGACCTGCGCGACGGCGTCGTGAAGGTCGTCGGCCAGCTCGATCTGGGATTCGTCTACGTCGACGGCTCCACGGTCGGCGAGATCACCGACGCCGACCTGAAGGACCGCCGTATCCTCGCCGAAGAGGGCTTCATCTCGGTCATCGTCGTCGTCGACGCGACGACGGGCCGGGTCATCACGGGTCCCGAGATCCATGCGCGCGGCTTCGCCGAAGACGACTCGGTGTTCGAAGACGTCAAGCCGAAGATCATCGCCGCGCTCGCCGAGGCGGCGCAGAGCGGGGTTCGCGACTCGCACTCCCTCTCGCAGGTCGTGCGCCGCGTGCTCGGCGGCTGGGTGAACCGGCGCCTGCGCCGTCGCCCCATGCTCGTGCCGCTCGTCATCGAGGCATAG
- a CDS encoding GNAT family N-acetyltransferase: MVDFSIRPATSSDGAFLADMVVEAANWRAGVTRPRPTVLADPVHRGYIAGWQRPADRGFVAVDRAGRAMGAAWYRLFAADARAYGFVATGVPELIIGVRPLWRAQGVGRALMRQLTDAARAAGFARLTLSVEHGNFAQTLYRTEGFAVRRIRRRTRHHGARPRLIRLRVESASIGPGVAEPRASAPPSSGRPIADTRGVLTARVGGRP; this comes from the coding sequence ATGGTGGACTTCTCGATCCGCCCGGCCACCTCCTCCGACGGCGCATTCCTCGCCGACATGGTGGTCGAGGCGGCGAACTGGCGCGCCGGGGTCACGAGACCCCGTCCGACGGTGCTCGCCGACCCCGTCCACCGTGGGTACATCGCCGGCTGGCAGCGTCCCGCCGACCGTGGCTTCGTCGCCGTCGATCGAGCCGGTCGCGCCATGGGCGCGGCGTGGTACCGCCTCTTCGCCGCCGACGCCCGGGCGTACGGCTTCGTCGCGACGGGGGTGCCCGAGCTCATCATCGGCGTCCGTCCGCTCTGGCGCGCGCAGGGCGTGGGCCGTGCCCTCATGCGACAGCTGACGGATGCCGCCCGCGCTGCCGGCTTCGCCCGCCTCACCCTGAGCGTCGAGCACGGCAATTTCGCGCAGACCCTCTACCGCACTGAGGGGTTCGCGGTCCGTCGCATCCGTCGCCGGACGCGACACCATGGTGCGCGTCCTCGGCTGATCCGGCTGCGGGTCGAAAGCGCGTCGATCGGCCCGGGAGTCGCCGAACCGCGGGCGTCGGCGCCACCTTCTTCTGGTCGGCCGATCGCAGACACTCGCGGCGTCCTGACGGCGCGAGTCGGCGGGCGGCCTTAA